A single window of Cervus canadensis isolate Bull #8, Minnesota chromosome 17, ASM1932006v1, whole genome shotgun sequence DNA harbors:
- the ST8SIA2 gene encoding alpha-2,8-sialyltransferase 8B, producing MQLQFRSWMLAALTLLVVFLIFADISEIEEEIGNSGGRGTIRSAVNSLHSKSNRAEVVINGSSLPAVVDRSNESIKHNIQPASAKWRHNQTLSLRIRKQILKFLDAEKDISVLKGTLKPGDIIHYIFDRDSTMNVSQNLYELLPRTSPLKNKHFGTCAIVGNSGVLLNSGCGQEIDTHSFVIRCNLAPVQEYARDVGLKTDLVTMNPSVVQRAFEDLVNATWREKLLQRLHSLNGSILWIPAFMARGGKQRVEWVNELILKHRVNVRTAYPSLRLLHAVRGYWLTNKVHIKRPTTGLLMYTLATRFCNQIYLYGFWPFPLDQNQNPVKYHYYDSLKYGYTSQASPHTMPLEFKALKSLHEQGALKLTVGQCDGAT from the exons GAATTCTGGAGGCAGAGGTACAATCAGATCAGCTGTGAACAGCTTACATAGCAAATCTAATAG AGCTGAAGTTGTGATAAATGGCTCCTCGTTGCCAGCTGTTGTTGACAGAAGTAATGAAAGCATTAAGCACAACATCCAGCCAGCCTCGGCCAAATGGAGACACAACCAGACGCTCTCTCTGAGGATCAG GAAGCAAATCTTAAAGTTCTTGGATGCTGAAAAGGACATTTCTGTCCTCAAGGGGACCCTGAAACCTGGAGACATTATTCATTACATCTTCGACCGAGACAGCACAATGAACGTGTCCCAGAACCTCTATGAGCTCCTCCCCAGAACGTCTCCACTGAAAAACAAGCACTTCGGGACGTGTGCCATCGTGGGCAACTCCGGGGTCTTGCTGAACAGCGGCTGTGGGCAGGAGATTGACACCCACAGCTTTGTCATCAG GTGCAACCTGGCCCCCGTGCAGGAGTATGCCCGGGATGTGGGGCTCAAGACTGACCTGGTGACCATGAACCCCTCCGTCGTCCAGCGGGCCTTCGAGGACTTGGTCAACGCCACGTGGCGAGAGAAGCTGCTGCAGCGGCTGCACAGCCTCAACGGCAGCATCCTGTGGATCCCCGCCTTCATGGCCAGGGGCGGCAAGCAGCGTGTCGAGTGGGTCAACGAGCTCATCTTGAAGCACCGCGTCAACGTGCGTACTGCATACCCCTCTCTGCGCCTGCTGCACGCCGTCCGCGG ATACTGGCTGACTAACAAAGTTCACATCAAAAGACCCACCACGGGGCTCTTGATGTACACCCTGGCCACGCGTTTCTGCAACCAGATCTACCTCTACGGCTTCTGGCCCTTTCCGCTAGATCAGAACCAGAATCCTGTCAAGTACCACTATTACGACAGCCTCAAGTATGGCTACACTTCCCAGGCCAGCCCCCACACCATGCCCCTGGAGTTCAAGGCCCTGAAGAGCCTCCACGAGCAGGGGGCTTTGAAACTGACTGTCGGCCAGTGCGATGGGGCCACGTAA
- the LOC122419710 gene encoding cysteine and glycine-rich protein 2-like, with amino-acid sequence MPVWGGGNKCGACGRTVYHAEEVQCDGQSFHRCCFLCMVCRKHLDSTTVAIHDEEIDCKSCYGKKDGPKGYGYGQGAGTLNMDRGEKLGIKTESVQPHRPTTNPNTSKFAQKYGGARKCSRCGDSIYAAEKIIGAGKPWHKNCF; translated from the coding sequence ATGCCTGTCTGGGGAGGCGGCAACAAGTGCGGGGCCTGTGGGAGGACCGTGTACCACGCCGAGGAGGTGCAGTGTGACGGCCAGAGCTTCCACCGCTGCTGCTTTCTGTGCATGGTCTGCAGGAAGCATTTAGATAGTACGACAGTGGCAATTCATGATGAAGAGATCGACTGCAAATCCTGCTATGGAAAGAAGGATGGGCCAAAAGGCTACGGGTATGGCCAGGGCGCAGGAACGCTCAACATGGACCGGGGTGAGAAGCTGGGCATCAAGACTGAGAGTGTTCAACCTCACAGGCCGACGACAAACCCAAACACTTCTAAATTTGCTCAGAAATACGGAGGTGCCAGGAAGTGTTCCAGATGTGGGGATTCCATATATGCTGCCGAGAAGATCATTGGAGCGGGAAAGCCCTGGCACAAAAACTGTTTCTGA